The Erythrobacter aurantius genome includes a window with the following:
- a CDS encoding ATP-dependent helicase, translating into MTTPAPLPPGSAAAVPAYAARLNPPQREAVLTTEGPVLMLAGAGTGKTAALTARLAHLVATGRAWPSQILCVTFTNKAAREMRERVGQHLGPASEGIPWLGTFHSICAKMLRRHAELAGLQSNYTIIDTDDQLRLLKQLIADNDLDEKRWPARQLAGLIDRWKNRGLNPDDLDAMENEAYANGKGAAMYGLYQDRLKALNACDFGDLMLHMLNIFRKHSDVLAEYQQRFRYILVDEYQDTNAVQYLWLRLLAQAHKNICVVGDDDQSIYSWRGAEVANILRFEKDFPGAHVVRLEQNYRSTPHILGAASGLIRANSERHEKTLWTEANGGDKVRVIGVWDAPEEARRVGEEIERLEREGAPLNEVAILVRAQYQTREFEDRFIQTGINYRIIGGFRFYERAEIRDALAYLRVIAQPQDDLAFERIYNQPKRGLGSKTLEKMHSHARRVRLPLAAAALELADSDELPKRAANTIGGLLRQFLAWRQAAEEMTPADLLRLVLEESGYNAMLSADRSAESAGRAENLSELARAMEEYETLGDFLEHVSLVMDNDRSDEEETVTIMTIHAAKGLEFDHVFCVGWEEGVFPSQRAIDEGGLASLEEERRLAYVAITRARRRCMIFHAANRRIYGQWVSSIPSRFIEDLPQEHIEQESTMTGGASLWRANWSENEDPFAHVARDRPDRAQTRGPGWRRAVATGYEPQQKRLAEPGRSAASFAAKPRSDIAIGAMVHHDKFGTGCVIDQEGNKLTIQFEEAGEKRVIDSFVKVVG; encoded by the coding sequence ATGACTACGCCTGCCCCCCTTCCCCCCGGCTCCGCTGCCGCTGTCCCGGCCTATGCCGCGCGGCTCAACCCGCCCCAGCGCGAGGCTGTGCTGACGACGGAAGGGCCGGTGCTGATGCTCGCGGGAGCGGGCACAGGCAAGACCGCGGCGCTGACAGCGCGCCTTGCCCATCTGGTAGCGACAGGCCGCGCATGGCCCAGCCAGATCCTGTGCGTCACCTTCACCAACAAGGCGGCGCGCGAGATGCGCGAGCGTGTGGGTCAGCATCTTGGCCCGGCCAGTGAAGGGATTCCCTGGCTCGGCACCTTCCATTCGATCTGCGCCAAGATGCTGCGTCGTCACGCCGAACTGGCCGGCTTGCAGAGCAATTACACCATCATCGACACCGACGATCAGTTGCGGTTGTTGAAGCAGCTTATCGCCGACAATGATCTTGATGAAAAACGCTGGCCCGCGCGCCAGCTCGCCGGTTTGATCGATCGCTGGAAGAACCGCGGGCTGAACCCCGACGATCTCGATGCGATGGAAAACGAAGCCTACGCCAATGGCAAGGGCGCGGCCATGTACGGGCTGTATCAGGATCGGCTGAAGGCGCTCAATGCCTGCGACTTCGGCGATCTGATGCTGCATATGCTCAACATCTTCCGCAAACATTCCGATGTGCTGGCGGAATATCAGCAGCGTTTCCGGTACATTCTCGTCGACGAATATCAGGACACCAACGCGGTACAGTATCTGTGGCTGCGTTTGCTGGCACAGGCGCACAAGAACATCTGCGTGGTGGGTGACGATGACCAGTCGATCTATTCATGGCGCGGCGCAGAAGTCGCCAATATCCTTCGGTTTGAAAAGGATTTTCCCGGCGCCCACGTGGTGCGGCTGGAGCAGAATTACCGTTCCACCCCGCATATCCTAGGCGCGGCATCCGGGCTGATCCGGGCCAATAGCGAACGGCACGAAAAGACCCTGTGGACCGAGGCAAACGGCGGCGACAAGGTGCGCGTCATCGGCGTGTGGGACGCACCCGAAGAGGCCCGCCGGGTGGGCGAGGAGATTGAACGCCTCGAACGCGAAGGCGCGCCTCTCAATGAAGTCGCGATCCTTGTGCGCGCGCAATACCAGACCCGCGAATTCGAAGACCGCTTCATCCAGACGGGCATCAATTACCGGATCATCGGCGGTTTCCGCTTCTACGAACGGGCCGAAATCCGCGACGCACTCGCCTATCTCCGGGTGATTGCGCAGCCGCAGGACGATCTCGCGTTCGAGCGTATCTACAACCAGCCCAAGCGTGGGCTGGGTTCGAAAACGCTCGAAAAAATGCACAGCCACGCCCGCCGGGTGAGACTGCCGCTGGCCGCGGCCGCGCTGGAGCTGGCCGACAGCGACGAATTGCCCAAGCGCGCGGCCAACACCATCGGCGGATTGCTAAGGCAATTCCTCGCCTGGCGGCAGGCGGCGGAGGAAATGACGCCGGCTGACCTGTTGCGACTGGTGCTGGAGGAATCGGGCTACAACGCCATGCTTTCCGCCGATCGCAGCGCCGAAAGCGCGGGCAGAGCCGAAAACCTCTCCGAACTCGCGCGCGCGATGGAGGAATACGAAACGCTGGGCGATTTCCTCGAACATGTCAGCCTCGTCATGGACAATGATCGCAGCGACGAGGAGGAAACCGTCACCATCATGACGATCCACGCGGCCAAGGGGCTGGAATTCGATCATGTTTTCTGCGTCGGCTGGGAAGAAGGCGTCTTCCCCTCGCAGCGCGCCATCGACGAGGGTGGCCTTGCCAGCCTGGAGGAAGAGCGCCGCCTTGCCTATGTCGCGATCACCCGTGCGCGGCGGCGCTGCATGATCTTTCACGCGGCAAATCGCCGCATCTACGGCCAATGGGTCAGCTCGATCCCTTCACGCTTCATCGAGGATTTGCCGCAGGAGCATATCGAGCAGGAATCGACCATGACGGGCGGTGCCTCGCTATGGCGCGCCAACTGGTCGGAAAACGAAGACCCCTTCGCCCATGTCGCAAGGGATCGCCCGGATCGCGCCCAGACCCGCGGCCCCGGCTGGCGCCGTGCGGTCGCCACCGGATACGAGCCGCAACAGAAACGCCTCGCTGAACCGGGGCGCAGTGCCGCCAGCTTTGCCGCCAAGCCGCGTTCCGACATCGCCATCGGCGCGATGGTGCATCACGACAAATTCGGCACCGGCTGCGTCATCGATCAGGAAGGTAACAAGCTGACCATCCAGTTCGAGGAAGCCGGTGAAAAGCGGGTGATCGACAGCTTCGTCAAAGTGGTGGGCTGA
- a CDS encoding serine hydrolase domain-containing protein: MRQFLFLLLILAGLCAPANARIAAIHAFAAEAWEKSGAPGAAYAVIDGDANKAEGFGVTHAGGDVAVSPDTPFRIGSITKSFTALAIMQLAETGSLTIDDPVSDHLPEMRNSPAGSITLRQLLSHTSGFSTVQGNALHDQSGELPPTLAALAASLGEQGSAYPPGTRWEYSNANYQILGAVVEAVSGSGYEDYVRNQIFSALGLSSGTFAYVETPKGAAIGHRPWFGGHRAFDDHGDSRLNASAGGILMSARDLATYLSVMMNGQSDVLSAEGKGQMLQPASEAAPFYGLGWFLDSATGSAFHGGLVPGSEALATMIPAQRKGVVVLVNTNGGIGFGESVDLREGLTAFALGREYSGSGSRWGPKTAYLSVMLLPPFFVLAIIWGWMRRGDIRAKRANTAGLFSLWFPLAAMLAVAFVLIAVIPQMFGGSIATILLYQPDFGAGMVAAAILAPVWAVFRLALAYLPLRPAPA; the protein is encoded by the coding sequence TTGAGACAATTTCTGTTCTTGTTGCTCATTCTGGCCGGGTTGTGCGCTCCTGCTAATGCCCGCATCGCCGCCATTCATGCCTTTGCCGCCGAAGCCTGGGAGAAATCGGGCGCTCCCGGCGCGGCCTATGCCGTGATCGACGGCGATGCGAACAAGGCCGAAGGGTTCGGCGTGACACATGCGGGCGGCGATGTAGCCGTGTCACCCGACACACCGTTCCGGATCGGCTCGATCACCAAGAGCTTCACCGCGCTGGCGATCATGCAACTGGCCGAAACGGGCTCGCTCACCATTGATGATCCGGTAAGTGATCACCTGCCTGAGATGCGCAACAGCCCGGCAGGTTCGATTACCCTGCGCCAGTTGCTCAGCCACACCAGCGGATTTTCTACGGTTCAGGGCAACGCGCTGCACGATCAAAGCGGGGAACTGCCCCCTACCCTTGCCGCCCTCGCCGCCAGCCTTGGCGAGCAAGGGTCAGCCTATCCGCCCGGCACACGCTGGGAATATTCGAACGCGAATTACCAGATCCTTGGCGCGGTGGTGGAGGCGGTCAGCGGAAGCGGATACGAGGATTACGTTCGCAACCAGATTTTCTCAGCTCTTGGCCTTTCGTCAGGGACGTTCGCCTATGTTGAAACGCCCAAAGGCGCCGCCATCGGCCACCGCCCTTGGTTCGGCGGACACCGCGCCTTCGACGATCACGGCGATTCGCGCCTCAATGCATCGGCAGGGGGCATTCTGATGAGCGCGCGCGATCTCGCGACCTATCTCTCGGTGATGATGAACGGGCAAAGCGATGTGCTGAGCGCCGAGGGCAAGGGGCAAATGCTGCAACCGGCAAGCGAGGCCGCACCCTTCTATGGCCTAGGCTGGTTCCTCGATTCCGCGACGGGCAGCGCCTTTCACGGCGGGCTTGTCCCCGGCAGCGAGGCATTGGCAACCATGATCCCGGCCCAGCGCAAGGGGGTGGTTGTGCTGGTCAACACCAATGGCGGGATCGGCTTTGGCGAAAGCGTCGATTTGCGCGAAGGACTGACGGCATTTGCGCTTGGGCGTGAGTATTCAGGCTCAGGGTCACGCTGGGGGCCGAAGACGGCCTATCTCTCGGTCATGCTGCTGCCGCCGTTCTTTGTCCTCGCCATCATCTGGGGGTGGATGCGCCGCGGGGATATTCGAGCAAAGCGGGCCAATACTGCGGGGCTGTTCAGCCTGTGGTTCCCGCTCGCCGCGATGCTCGCCGTCGCCTTTGTCCTGATCGCGGTGATCCCGCAAATGTTTGGCGGCTCGATCGCGACGATCCTTTTGTATCAACCCGATTTCGGAGCAGGCATGGTCGCAGCGGCCATACTCGCGCCGGTTTGGGCGGTGTTCAGGCTGGCGCTTGCATATCTGCCCTTGCGGCCAGCCCCGGCCTGA
- the accD gene encoding acetyl-CoA carboxylase, carboxyltransferase subunit beta, with amino-acid sequence MNWFTRVRNSLGFGETKKTTEKDLWIKCKSCQEMLFVAEYEENLSVCPRCGHHGRIGGDARLQLLLDEGFELLPQPQVEEDPLKFKDTKRYIDRLKAARAASPHEDAFIVGSGEIEGHPAVVGVQDFSFMGGSMGMAVGMAFCAGAERALRRKCPYIVVTAAGGARMQEGILSLMQMPRATVMTRRLKAAGLPYIVVLTDPTTGGVTASYAMLGDIHIAEPGALIGFAGQRVIQDTIREQLPEGFQRAEYLHKHGMVDMVVPRHDLKATLAQVIDYLQPADAAA; translated from the coding sequence ATGAACTGGTTCACCCGCGTCCGCAATTCGCTCGGCTTTGGCGAGACGAAGAAGACGACCGAAAAAGACCTCTGGATCAAGTGCAAGAGCTGTCAGGAAATGCTCTTTGTCGCGGAGTACGAGGAAAACCTCAGCGTGTGTCCGCGTTGCGGCCATCACGGCCGGATCGGCGGGGATGCGCGCCTGCAACTGCTGCTGGACGAAGGATTCGAGCTGTTGCCGCAGCCGCAGGTCGAGGAAGACCCGCTCAAGTTCAAGGACACCAAACGCTACATCGACCGGCTGAAGGCCGCGCGCGCGGCGAGCCCGCACGAAGACGCCTTCATCGTCGGATCGGGCGAGATCGAAGGGCATCCGGCGGTTGTCGGGGTTCAGGATTTCAGCTTCATGGGCGGTTCGATGGGCATGGCCGTGGGCATGGCCTTCTGCGCCGGGGCCGAACGCGCGCTTCGCCGCAAGTGCCCCTATATCGTCGTCACCGCAGCGGGCGGTGCGCGCATGCAGGAGGGGATTCTCTCGCTCATGCAGATGCCGCGCGCGACCGTGATGACGCGCCGGCTGAAGGCGGCGGGCCTGCCTTATATCGTGGTGCTGACCGATCCGACCACGGGCGGCGTCACCGCCAGCTATGCCATGCTGGGCGACATCCACATTGCAGAACCCGGCGCACTCATCGGCTTTGCCGGCCAGCGCGTGATCCAAGACACCATCCGCGAGCAATTGCCCGAGGGGTTCCAGCGCGCCGAGTATCTGCACAAGCACGGCATGGTTGACATGGTCGTGCCGCGCCATGATCTGAAAGCGACGCTGGCGCAGGTGATCGATTATCTGCAACCAGCCGACGCGGCTGCCTAG
- the rsmD gene encoding 16S rRNA (guanine(966)-N(2))-methyltransferase RsmD gives MRIIAGEWRGRKLVAPKGGETRPTADRTREALFSMLMSRLGSFEGLRVADLFAGSGALGLEALSRGAAHCLFVEQDRDALAAIKANIDTLGARSRTTIDSGSVMGLRTPREAVDLLLLDPPYRSGAGEVALDRMLRLGWINDATWIALETAFDEEPEIKGLDVDTSRKIGKGRITLMRKGAEAA, from the coding sequence ATGCGGATCATTGCGGGCGAATGGCGCGGTCGCAAACTGGTCGCGCCCAAGGGCGGCGAAACGCGCCCAACGGCTGATCGCACGCGCGAGGCGCTGTTTTCGATGCTTATGAGCAGGCTTGGCAGTTTCGAGGGACTGCGCGTTGCCGACCTTTTCGCGGGATCGGGCGCGCTGGGGCTGGAGGCATTGTCACGCGGTGCGGCGCATTGCCTGTTCGTGGAGCAGGACCGCGATGCCCTCGCCGCGATCAAGGCCAATATCGACACGCTGGGCGCCCGTTCGCGCACCACCATCGACAGCGGCTCGGTGATGGGCCTGCGCACCCCGCGCGAGGCGGTGGACCTGTTACTGCTTGACCCGCCCTATCGCAGCGGCGCTGGCGAAGTCGCGCTCGACCGAATGCTGCGACTTGGCTGGATCAACGATGCGACATGGATCGCGCTGGAAACCGCATTCGACGAAGAGCCGGAGATCAAAGGCCTCGATGTCGATACCTCGCGCAAGATCGGCAAAGGCCGGATCACTCTGATGCGCAAAGGTGCCGAAGCCGCCTGA
- a CDS encoding bifunctional folylpolyglutamate synthase/dihydrofolate synthase has translation MDFGRSDDPRVQAQLDRLSALSVPQGRLGLETITALMERLGNPHRKLPPVFHVAGTNGKGSTCAFLRAMLEAEGYRVHVTTSPHLVRYNERIRLAGRLIEDGPLAELLEEVLDAGEDLGPSFFEVTIAAAFLAFSRTPADACVVEVGMGGRFDATNVLEPEVLAACGIAALGMDHERFLLAPEEGVPTDPMARIAFEKAGIAKRGVPLVTMGQTYTEAVIRTIRASSEKAGAHLRNAPYHWSVRARFAQGTMQFSRDADDEEFDFPLPNLPGKHQVLNAGLAIAMLKSQSMIGMGDDAIAIGLRSVRWPARMQRLSDGPLTALAPNQTVWLDGGHNPSAGEQIAKHFDGPLHLILGMLDNKNPRSLLDPLGNKVRSLSIVPVPNHDCHPASAFGPAAAAHADLKEAMLNVPGDELPILIAGSLYLAGEALRLNDEVPG, from the coding sequence ATGGACTTTGGCCGTTCGGACGATCCGCGTGTTCAGGCGCAGCTGGATCGACTGTCCGCATTGAGCGTGCCGCAAGGGCGGCTGGGGCTGGAGACGATCACCGCGCTGATGGAGCGGCTGGGCAATCCCCACCGCAAGCTGCCGCCGGTGTTCCATGTGGCGGGGACGAACGGCAAGGGATCGACCTGCGCTTTCCTGCGCGCGATGCTGGAGGCGGAAGGATACCGCGTCCATGTCACCACCAGCCCGCATCTGGTGCGCTATAATGAGCGGATCAGGCTGGCGGGCCGGCTGATCGAGGACGGGCCGCTGGCGGAGTTGCTGGAGGAGGTTCTCGATGCAGGCGAGGACCTCGGCCCCAGCTTCTTCGAAGTCACCATCGCCGCCGCGTTCCTCGCGTTCAGCCGCACCCCTGCCGATGCCTGCGTGGTAGAAGTCGGCATGGGCGGGCGCTTCGATGCGACCAATGTGCTGGAGCCGGAGGTGCTTGCGGCATGCGGGATCGCCGCGCTGGGGATGGATCACGAGCGGTTCCTGCTGGCGCCAGAGGAAGGCGTGCCAACCGACCCAATGGCGCGGATCGCGTTTGAGAAAGCTGGGATCGCCAAACGGGGCGTGCCGCTGGTGACGATGGGACAGACCTACACCGAAGCGGTGATCAGGACTATTCGCGCCTCATCGGAGAAGGCCGGAGCGCACCTTCGTAACGCGCCTTACCATTGGTCAGTAAGAGCGCGGTTTGCACAGGGAACGATGCAATTCTCTCGTGATGCGGACGATGAGGAATTTGATTTCCCGCTCCCAAATCTGCCGGGGAAACACCAAGTCCTGAATGCTGGTCTTGCCATCGCGATGCTCAAATCACAGTCGATGATCGGTATGGGCGATGATGCCATTGCAATCGGCCTCCGATCAGTCCGCTGGCCTGCGCGAATGCAGCGGCTTTCGGACGGCCCGCTCACCGCCCTCGCCCCCAATCAGACCGTCTGGCTCGACGGCGGCCACAATCCCAGCGCGGGCGAACAGATCGCCAAGCACTTCGACGGCCCGCTGCACCTCATCCTCGGGATGCTGGACAACAAGAACCCGCGCTCCCTGCTAGATCCGCTGGGCAACAAGGTGCGCAGCCTTTCGATCGTTCCGGTGCCGAACCACGACTGCCATCCCGCGAGCGCCTTCGGCCCCGCTGCCGCGGCGCACGCCGATCTTAAAGAGGCGATGCTCAACGTCCCGGGAGACGAATTACCCATCCTCATCGCCGGATCACTCTACCTCGCGGGCGAAGCGCTGCGGCTGAATGACGAGGTGCCGGGCTAG
- a CDS encoding pseudouridine synthase, with protein MPTNPKQSDDRPEGDRIAKLLARAGVASRREIERMIADGRITLNGKPVETPATFLHDLKGVSVDGKPVAGPEPAQLFAFHKPTGLITAERDPAGRATIYSALRNALPKDTPRLMPIGRLDLNTEGLLLLTNDGGLKRQMELPSSGIPRTYRARAFGEVSQEQLEDLIEGVEIDGVRYGSIDANLEHGSSGKNNWIEMTITEGKNREVRRVLEYLGLKVNRLIRIAYGPFLLGDLPRGQAARIKKGDLDRFVSSLKGAKR; from the coding sequence ATGCCAACCAACCCCAAACAGTCCGACGACCGCCCCGAAGGCGATCGCATCGCGAAACTTCTCGCTCGCGCGGGTGTCGCCAGCCGCCGCGAGATCGAGCGGATGATTGCAGACGGACGCATCACACTCAACGGCAAGCCGGTGGAAACCCCAGCAACGTTCCTGCACGATCTCAAAGGGGTCAGCGTCGATGGCAAGCCGGTGGCTGGGCCGGAACCTGCGCAGCTTTTCGCCTTTCACAAGCCCACCGGGCTTATCACGGCGGAGCGCGATCCCGCCGGGCGCGCGACGATCTACAGCGCGCTGCGCAATGCCCTGCCCAAGGATACGCCCCGGCTGATGCCGATCGGCAGGCTCGACCTCAACACCGAAGGCTTGCTGCTGCTTACCAATGACGGCGGGCTGAAACGGCAGATGGAACTGCCATCATCCGGCATACCGCGCACCTATCGCGCACGCGCCTTTGGCGAAGTGTCGCAGGAACAGCTCGAAGACCTGATTGAAGGGGTGGAGATCGACGGCGTGCGCTACGGCTCGATCGACGCCAATCTCGAACACGGCAGTTCGGGCAAGAACAACTGGATCGAAATGACCATCACCGAAGGCAAGAACCGCGAAGTTCGCCGGGTGCTCGAATATCTCGGCCTGAAGGTGAACCGCCTGATCCGCATCGCCTATGGGCCCTTCCTGCTTGGCGATCTGCCGCGTGGGCAGGCAGCGCGGATCAAGAAGGGCGATCTGGATCGCTTCGTGAGCAGCCTCAAAGGGGCGAAGCGCTGA
- a CDS encoding AmpG family muropeptide MFS transporter — MSDSGATQEPGLWGAIKPYLEKESLAAFFLGVSSGFPFALLAATLTTRLAQDGIEKSTVTAFTLVFLSYNFKWLWAWIVDSVRLPVIGRLGLRVSWMLVVGVLVIAAVFNLALADPKQDIAWVAVSAIMLGAAGATFDIIIDAYRIETLKPYQLGVGSGMSQYGWRIGAAGAGALALVVAARTDWSIAYMACSVFALPAMLTALILGEPPRHRPPAERSTIPQKMRAIADPFIEFLGRNGGWLVLLFILVHKIGDTLANLTFRLLFEDLGYTNDEIAIYDVGVGFWALIIGVFVGGIIYAKLGLKKSVLIALILMAISNVSFAALAAVGHSNIGMAAAIGFENFASGYGGVVVVAYFSALCDLRFTAAQYALISAGASIVGRLLTGTTAGSLIEAVGYVNFYLLTTVLAFPGIILFWWMVRTGLVDEAMGTAGTEPAPDEG, encoded by the coding sequence ATGAGCGACAGCGGCGCAACCCAAGAGCCGGGCCTGTGGGGCGCGATCAAGCCGTATCTGGAGAAGGAATCGCTCGCCGCTTTCTTCCTCGGCGTGTCCTCGGGCTTTCCCTTCGCGCTGCTCGCCGCGACCCTGACGACCCGATTGGCGCAGGACGGGATCGAGAAATCGACTGTCACCGCCTTCACGCTCGTCTTCCTCAGCTACAATTTCAAATGGCTGTGGGCATGGATTGTCGACTCGGTTCGGCTTCCGGTGATCGGCCGATTGGGGCTTCGCGTGTCCTGGATGCTGGTGGTCGGGGTGCTGGTGATCGCAGCGGTGTTCAACCTCGCGCTGGCGGACCCGAAACAGGATATCGCATGGGTCGCGGTGTCGGCGATCATGCTGGGGGCTGCTGGCGCGACATTCGACATCATTATCGACGCTTACCGGATCGAGACGCTCAAACCCTATCAACTCGGCGTCGGGTCGGGGATGAGCCAGTACGGCTGGCGCATCGGCGCTGCGGGGGCGGGCGCGTTGGCGCTGGTGGTCGCGGCGCGGACGGACTGGTCGATTGCCTATATGGCCTGTTCGGTGTTCGCGCTTCCGGCGATGCTGACCGCGCTGATCCTGGGCGAGCCACCACGCCATCGCCCTCCGGCGGAGCGATCCACCATCCCGCAGAAAATGCGCGCGATTGCCGATCCCTTTATCGAATTTCTGGGGCGCAACGGCGGCTGGCTGGTGCTGCTGTTCATACTTGTCCACAAGATCGGCGACACGCTGGCGAACCTCACCTTCCGCCTGCTGTTCGAAGACCTCGGCTACACCAATGACGAGATCGCGATCTACGACGTCGGCGTCGGCTTCTGGGCGCTGATCATCGGGGTGTTCGTCGGCGGGATCATCTACGCCAAGCTCGGCCTCAAGAAATCGGTGCTGATCGCGCTGATCCTGATGGCGATCTCCAACGTCAGCTTTGCGGCGCTGGCGGCAGTGGGGCATTCGAACATCGGCATGGCGGCGGCCATCGGGTTCGAGAACTTCGCCAGCGGCTATGGCGGGGTTGTTGTGGTCGCATACTTCTCCGCGCTGTGCGACCTGAGGTTCACGGCGGCGCAATATGCGCTGATCAGCGCAGGCGCGAGCATTGTCGGGCGATTGCTGACTGGCACCACCGCGGGTTCGCTGATCGAGGCGGTGGGATATGTGAACTTCTACCTGCTCACCACCGTGCTGGCATTCCCCGGCATCATCCTGTTCTGGTGGATGGTGCGCACCGGGCTCGTCGATGAGGCGATGGGCACAGCGGGGACGGAGCCCGCGCCGGACGAGGGCTAG
- a CDS encoding aromatic ring-hydroxylating oxygenase subunit alpha, with the protein MNAPTTDLPRLQPTPGQLALAEAVRDGCSRETDVIGSVPASRYTDPAHFALEKARLFDRLPQVLVPSALLPDPGMAVPHDATGRPLLITRDGEGKAHVFLNVCRHRGTRLVEGGDVQCAKRLVCPYHAWTYKLDGSLLALPRPETFPGMHKGDYGLVKLPSLEAGGLIWFSPDAAADFSDAAKVSEDFTAFGMPDAHLFRRKTHTVKGNWKLIMDAFLESYHVTRLHANTIGPFFKDGITSGDAIGPHMRSAVGRLEEMEGVDLNDMAQLRRVITFAYQLFPGTVIVPSPDYVNVMVLMPQAHDLTLVEDFMLIPEEPQTDKAKDHWERSWKLLDGGVFASEDFRAAELGQQGLESGAVKEITLGTLEGGIARFDAIVQDALNA; encoded by the coding sequence ATGAACGCGCCCACAACAGATTTACCCAGATTGCAACCCACGCCGGGCCAGTTGGCTCTTGCGGAGGCCGTCAGGGACGGATGCAGCCGCGAAACCGATGTGATCGGCAGTGTGCCTGCCAGCCGCTACACCGACCCTGCGCATTTCGCGCTGGAAAAGGCGCGGTTGTTCGATCGGCTACCGCAAGTGCTGGTGCCAAGCGCGCTTTTGCCCGATCCGGGTATGGCGGTTCCGCATGATGCCACCGGCCGCCCGCTGCTGATCACGCGCGACGGCGAAGGCAAAGCGCACGTCTTCCTCAACGTCTGCCGCCATCGCGGGACAAGGCTGGTCGAAGGCGGCGATGTGCAATGCGCCAAGCGGCTTGTCTGCCCCTATCATGCCTGGACTTACAAGCTTGACGGAAGCCTGCTTGCCCTGCCCCGACCCGAAACCTTCCCCGGCATGCACAAGGGTGATTACGGGCTTGTCAAACTACCCAGCCTCGAAGCCGGAGGTTTGATCTGGTTCTCCCCTGACGCAGCTGCCGATTTCTCCGACGCGGCCAAGGTGAGCGAGGATTTCACCGCTTTCGGAATGCCTGATGCGCACCTGTTCCGGCGCAAGACCCACACGGTCAAAGGCAATTGGAAGCTGATCATGGATGCCTTCCTTGAAAGCTACCATGTCACCCGCTTGCACGCGAACACCATCGGGCCGTTCTTCAAGGACGGGATCACCAGCGGCGATGCGATCGGGCCGCACATGCGCTCTGCCGTGGGCCGGCTGGAGGAGATGGAAGGCGTCGATCTCAACGACATGGCGCAGCTGCGCCGCGTGATTACCTTCGCCTATCAACTGTTCCCCGGCACGGTGATCGTCCCCAGCCCCGATTACGTGAACGTCATGGTGCTGATGCCGCAGGCGCATGATTTGACGCTGGTTGAGGATTTCATGCTGATCCCCGAGGAACCACAAACCGACAAAGCAAAGGATCACTGGGAACGCAGCTGGAAACTGCTCGATGGCGGGGTTTTCGCGAGCGAAGACTTCCGCGCGGCCGAACTTGGCCAGCAGGGGCTGGAATCGGGTGCGGTGAAGGAAATCACGCTCGGCACGCTCGAAGGCGGGATCGCGCGGTTTGATGCGATTGTGCAGGACGCGCTGAACGCCTAA